One Arthrobacter sp. FW306-07-I genomic window carries:
- a CDS encoding copper-translocating P-type ATPase, producing the protein MQDHHDMQDQHGTQDHPAVHHQGGGHDHPQPPGGTLTEPPAHSAGHTGHPQHAGHGQHDDDHTIHTHGQHAGHSTAMFKNRFWLTLALSIPVVYFSPMMAHLLGYMPPEFPGSAWIPPVLGTAIFLYGGQPFLKGGLQELKDRTPGMMLLIAMAITVAFAASWVTSLGIGGFDLDFWWELALLVAIMLLGHWIEMRALGSAQGALDALAALLPDEAERITDSGTETVPVSELNAGDLVLVRPGARMPADGNVVDGQAEFDESMITGESKTVARGLGDPVVAGTVATDSSVRVRVTAVGDQTALAGIQRLVEEAQASSSRAQALADRAAAFLFYFAAGAGVLTFIAWTLMGSVPDAVTRTVTVLVIACPHALGLAIPLVIAISTEQAARAGVLIKNRMALERMRTIDVVLFDKTGTLTTGEPELKDVAVAEGADPDAVLALAATVESDSEHPVARAIVRAAKARNLALAPATGFTSLMGRGVRANVEGRTVHVGGPALLRELGVVEPASLAGSTKAWMDRGAAVLHVVDDGNVLGAVSMEDAVRPESRQAVAALQRRGVKVAMVTGDAHQVAKAVAADLDIDEVFAEVLPADKDKKVAELQGRGLRVAMVGDGVNDSPALARAEVGIAIGAGTDVAVESAGVVLAGNDPRAVLSMVDLSRASYRKMWQNLVWATGYNVLSVPLAGGVLAFAGVVLSPAAGAVLMSASTVVVALNAQLLRRLKLNPSEVR; encoded by the coding sequence ATGCAGGATCACCACGATATGCAGGACCAGCACGGCACGCAGGACCACCCCGCCGTGCACCACCAGGGAGGCGGGCATGACCACCCCCAGCCGCCCGGGGGGACGCTCACGGAGCCCCCTGCACACAGCGCCGGGCACACCGGACACCCGCAGCACGCCGGACACGGCCAGCACGACGACGACCACACCATCCACACGCACGGCCAGCACGCGGGCCACAGCACGGCCATGTTCAAGAACAGATTCTGGCTGACGCTGGCCCTGTCCATTCCCGTGGTCTACTTCAGCCCCATGATGGCCCACCTGCTGGGCTACATGCCGCCGGAGTTCCCCGGCTCCGCCTGGATCCCCCCGGTCCTGGGCACCGCGATTTTCCTCTACGGCGGCCAGCCGTTCCTCAAGGGCGGCCTGCAGGAGCTCAAAGACCGCACCCCCGGAATGATGCTGCTGATTGCCATGGCCATCACGGTGGCCTTCGCCGCCTCCTGGGTCACCAGCCTGGGCATCGGCGGCTTCGACCTGGACTTCTGGTGGGAGCTGGCCCTGCTGGTGGCCATCATGCTGCTGGGGCACTGGATCGAAATGCGTGCCCTCGGATCCGCGCAGGGCGCCCTTGATGCCCTCGCCGCGCTGCTGCCGGACGAAGCCGAGCGCATCACCGACAGCGGCACCGAGACCGTTCCCGTGTCCGAACTCAACGCCGGGGACCTGGTCCTGGTGCGTCCCGGCGCCCGCATGCCCGCTGACGGAAACGTGGTGGACGGCCAGGCCGAGTTCGACGAGTCCATGATCACCGGTGAATCCAAGACCGTGGCGCGTGGCCTAGGCGATCCCGTGGTGGCCGGAACCGTTGCCACGGACAGCAGCGTCCGCGTCCGGGTCACGGCCGTTGGCGACCAGACCGCCCTGGCCGGGATCCAGCGGCTGGTGGAGGAAGCACAGGCCTCATCATCACGCGCACAGGCCCTGGCGGACCGCGCCGCAGCCTTCCTCTTCTACTTTGCCGCCGGCGCCGGCGTCCTCACCTTCATCGCCTGGACGCTGATGGGAAGCGTCCCCGACGCCGTGACCCGGACCGTCACCGTACTGGTCATTGCCTGCCCGCACGCCCTTGGCCTGGCCATCCCGCTGGTGATCGCCATTTCCACCGAGCAGGCGGCGCGGGCCGGCGTCCTGATCAAGAACCGGATGGCGCTGGAGCGGATGCGGACCATCGATGTGGTCCTGTTCGACAAGACCGGCACCCTGACCACCGGCGAGCCGGAGCTGAAGGACGTTGCCGTAGCTGAAGGAGCAGATCCGGACGCGGTGCTTGCCCTCGCCGCCACCGTGGAGTCCGACAGTGAACACCCCGTGGCACGGGCCATCGTCCGCGCTGCGAAGGCACGGAACCTGGCGCTGGCTCCGGCCACCGGCTTCACCTCGCTGATGGGCCGCGGCGTCCGCGCCAACGTGGAAGGCCGTACGGTGCATGTGGGCGGGCCGGCGCTCCTGCGCGAGCTCGGCGTCGTGGAACCGGCCTCCCTGGCGGGGAGCACCAAAGCCTGGATGGACCGCGGGGCAGCGGTCCTGCACGTTGTCGACGACGGCAACGTCCTGGGCGCCGTCAGCATGGAGGATGCGGTGCGGCCGGAGTCCCGGCAGGCTGTTGCTGCCCTGCAGCGGCGCGGGGTCAAGGTGGCCATGGTTACCGGTGACGCGCACCAGGTGGCCAAGGCCGTGGCCGCGGATCTGGACATCGACGAGGTGTTCGCCGAGGTCCTGCCCGCGGACAAGGACAAGAAAGTGGCCGAGCTGCAGGGCCGCGGCCTGAGGGTGGCCATGGTGGGCGACGGCGTCAACGACTCACCCGCGCTGGCCCGTGCCGAGGTGGGGATCGCCATCGGCGCCGGAACCGACGTGGCAGTGGAATCCGCCGGCGTGGTGCTGGCCGGAAACGATCCGCGGGCCGTGCTGTCCATGGTTGACCTGTCCCGTGCCAGCTACCGGAAGATGTGGCAGAACCTGGTGTGGGCCACCGGCTACAACGTCCTGTCCGTGCCATTGGCTGGCGGTGTCCTGGCATTCGCCGGGGTGGTGCTGTCGCCCGCAGCAGGGGCGGTGCTGATGTCCGCGTCCACCGTGGTGGTGGCACTGAACGCCCAGCTCCTCCGGCGCCTGAAACTGAACCCGTCCGAGGTACGTTGA
- a CDS encoding DUF305 domain-containing protein codes for MNTTIKTLSIAAALAASLGLAGCAGNAGSGNSMPMDHGNSGPMSSTMPSSGARSSGGTTPSADADHNQADIMFAQMMIPHHAQAVEMSGIILDKQGVPAEVTALASKIKAAQAPEIEQMTGWLQGWNVPTMMNDHTGHGMTGMVDDAGIDKLKSATGTDAARLFLEQMIGHHEGAIDMAQQEISAGKSPEAVKLGHEIVDAQQTEIMQMKQLLATL; via the coding sequence ATGAACACCACCATCAAGACCCTGTCCATTGCTGCTGCCCTGGCGGCCTCGCTTGGCCTGGCAGGCTGCGCCGGCAACGCCGGATCGGGCAACAGCATGCCCATGGACCACGGGAACTCCGGCCCCATGTCGAGCACGATGCCCAGCTCCGGGGCCAGGTCCAGCGGGGGCACGACGCCCAGCGCGGACGCCGACCACAACCAGGCCGACATCATGTTTGCCCAGATGATGATCCCGCACCACGCCCAGGCGGTGGAGATGAGCGGCATCATCCTGGACAAGCAGGGCGTCCCGGCGGAAGTGACTGCGCTTGCCAGCAAGATCAAGGCGGCGCAGGCCCCCGAGATCGAGCAGATGACCGGCTGGCTCCAGGGGTGGAACGTACCCACCATGATGAACGACCACACCGGCCATGGCATGACCGGCATGGTGGACGACGCCGGGATCGACAAGCTCAAGTCGGCCACCGGCACCGACGCTGCGCGGCTTTTCCTGGAGCAGATGATCGGCCATCACGAGGGCGCCATCGACATGGCCCAGCAGGAGATCAGCGCCGGCAAATCCCCTGAAGCCGTGAAGCTGGGCCACGAGATCGTGGACGCGCAGCAGACGGAGATCATGCAGATGAAGCAGCTGCTGGCCACGCTCTAG
- a CDS encoding arsenate reductase/protein-tyrosine-phosphatase family protein: MDTSAPVRILTVCTGNICRSPVAERLLQAGLDQVVPGGFEVSSAGTRALVGQPMQPISADIVRTFGGNPEGFAARQLTPTILRGVDLVLTMTSGHRGEVLQLDASLLKRTFTIREFARMLNVLDQRAAENDTQPAGPQEAASDDESRLAANAAFWRGLPARAAGVRHLSLPADPAENDIVDPYRRSPEVYREMEDQLAPAIVSILRHARLNAPVSPDAAQL, encoded by the coding sequence TTGGACACTTCCGCACCAGTACGAATCCTGACCGTCTGCACCGGCAACATCTGCCGGTCGCCCGTGGCCGAACGGCTGCTGCAGGCGGGGCTTGACCAAGTAGTGCCCGGCGGTTTCGAAGTCTCCAGCGCCGGGACCCGCGCCCTGGTGGGCCAGCCCATGCAGCCCATCTCGGCGGACATCGTGCGGACCTTCGGCGGGAATCCCGAAGGCTTCGCTGCCCGGCAGCTCACCCCCACAATCCTGCGCGGCGTGGACCTGGTGCTCACCATGACGTCCGGGCACCGCGGCGAGGTCCTGCAGCTGGACGCGTCCCTGCTCAAACGGACCTTCACCATCCGCGAGTTCGCCCGGATGCTGAATGTCCTGGACCAGCGGGCCGCCGAAAATGACACCCAGCCCGCCGGCCCCCAGGAAGCAGCGTCCGACGACGAGTCCCGGCTGGCTGCCAACGCCGCCTTTTGGCGCGGGCTGCCAGCCCGCGCCGCCGGGGTGCGGCACCTCTCGCTTCCCGCCGACCCCGCCGAAAATGACATCGTGGACCCCTACCGCCGCTCGCCCGAGGTCTACCGGGAGATGGAGGACCAGCTGGCTCCGGCGATCGTCTCCATCCTGCGCCACGCCCGCCTGAACGCGCCCGTGAGCCCGGACGCCGCCCAACTGTAG
- a CDS encoding LCP family protein produces the protein MSTQAKLRSTGAVRVVERSKRRRHPLRTALLVLLAAAILIAAAAGTYLFSLGRAYDSQAKVIDNPFPSESNRPQPRSAAPSGVTPAEGTGTGAAAGPAAGPAAAAPAQAPGGQALNILVMGSDSRGATVGKAESGSSSDQRADTLMLVHIPADRSKIFAISLMRDLWVDIPGHGRAKINSALAYGGVPLMVQTVETMFNERVDHVAMVDFEGFVGLTDALGGVEVDIPRSFVSAHDKFSYQQGRTLLDGKHALEFVRERYSFTDGDYQRVRNQQAFVRALFAKNLSPETLLNPVKVHNVVTAMSPFISVDSGLNAAALANLALELRNVRADDMEMFTLPTLGIGTSADGQSIVLPNQTAIKDIGDALAGDSLDNYVANNGLPDGH, from the coding sequence ATGAGCACCCAGGCGAAGCTTCGCAGTACCGGCGCCGTCCGCGTTGTTGAGCGGTCCAAACGCCGTCGGCACCCGTTGCGGACCGCGCTGCTGGTGCTGCTCGCCGCAGCGATCCTGATAGCCGCCGCAGCCGGTACGTACCTTTTCAGCCTCGGCCGTGCGTACGATTCACAGGCGAAGGTCATTGACAATCCATTCCCGTCCGAGTCCAACCGCCCTCAGCCGCGTTCCGCTGCGCCGTCCGGCGTAACACCGGCCGAAGGCACCGGCACTGGTGCGGCGGCCGGGCCCGCAGCAGGGCCCGCAGCAGCCGCCCCTGCCCAGGCACCCGGCGGGCAGGCGCTGAACATCCTGGTGATGGGCAGCGACAGCCGCGGGGCAACGGTTGGCAAGGCTGAATCCGGCAGCAGCTCGGATCAGCGCGCTGACACCCTCATGCTGGTGCACATTCCCGCGGACCGATCCAAAATCTTCGCCATCTCCCTGATGCGCGACCTGTGGGTGGACATTCCGGGTCACGGGAGGGCAAAGATCAATTCAGCCCTCGCCTACGGGGGCGTCCCCCTCATGGTGCAGACGGTGGAGACCATGTTCAACGAGCGCGTGGACCACGTGGCCATGGTCGACTTTGAGGGCTTTGTTGGCCTCACGGATGCCCTCGGCGGGGTTGAGGTGGACATCCCCCGGTCCTTCGTTTCCGCGCACGACAAATTCTCCTACCAGCAGGGGCGTACCCTGCTGGACGGCAAGCACGCCCTGGAGTTCGTCCGCGAGCGCTACTCCTTCACCGATGGCGATTACCAGCGGGTGCGCAACCAGCAGGCTTTCGTGCGGGCGCTTTTCGCCAAGAACCTCAGCCCGGAAACCCTTCTGAACCCGGTGAAGGTGCATAACGTAGTCACTGCCATGTCGCCGTTCATCAGCGTGGACAGCGGACTTAACGCAGCGGCCCTGGCAAACCTGGCCTTGGAACTGCGCAACGTGCGTGCAGACGACATGGAAATGTTTACCCTTCCCACCCTGGGGATCGGAACCTCCGCGGACGGCCAGTCCATCGTCCTTCCGAACCAAACGGCAATCAAAGACATCGGCGATGCGCTGGCAGGTGACAGTTTGGACAACTATGTAGCCAATAACGGCTTGCCGGACGGACACTGA
- a CDS encoding LCP family protein: protein MSIPGGPDPSGPVGPGNSGPPTGPSAPRPGWLVALGRRRWIVALVVLALVAAAGIAVFSLNRAGQEARPAATQTQPPSETPSPTPTPTPSETPPPAPAPPPPPPPIPELPAVPMNILVIGSDIRGGTPARDAAAHTAATGEAQDQRADSLMVVHVPADRRNLYLISINRDNWVDIPGYGAAKINAALQYGGIDMETATVQQLLGITIDHTLMLDFGGFKILVDGLGGIDVNVPIPFQSSVETQHVFPAGMNHLDGQAALEFSRERYAFADGDFQRVRDQQIMLRAILARLTAGGALNDVNTVRSLVDFASCCLTVDKAFDPVQAAILAYSLRNLDVNAIGTMTLPTAGSGFVAGQSVLFPDYGGIAAVGAALREGRIGDFAKP, encoded by the coding sequence ATGAGCATCCCAGGCGGTCCTGATCCGTCCGGTCCCGTCGGCCCCGGCAATTCCGGTCCGCCCACAGGCCCATCCGCGCCCCGGCCCGGCTGGCTGGTTGCCCTGGGACGCCGCCGCTGGATCGTGGCACTGGTGGTGCTGGCCCTTGTGGCGGCAGCCGGCATCGCGGTCTTCAGCCTGAACCGCGCCGGCCAGGAGGCACGGCCGGCAGCCACCCAAACCCAGCCGCCGAGCGAAACGCCCAGCCCAACGCCAACGCCCACTCCTTCCGAAACGCCGCCGCCGGCTCCCGCTCCCCCGCCCCCGCCTCCCCCGATCCCGGAACTGCCCGCAGTTCCGATGAACATCCTGGTGATCGGCAGCGACATCCGCGGCGGCACGCCGGCGCGGGACGCCGCCGCCCATACGGCAGCCACCGGCGAAGCCCAGGACCAGCGGGCGGACTCCCTGATGGTGGTTCACGTCCCGGCCGACCGCCGGAACCTTTACCTCATCTCCATCAACCGCGACAACTGGGTGGACATCCCCGGCTACGGGGCCGCCAAGATCAATGCAGCCCTGCAGTATGGCGGCATCGACATGGAAACTGCCACCGTGCAGCAACTGCTGGGAATCACCATCGACCACACGCTGATGCTGGACTTCGGCGGGTTCAAAATCCTGGTGGACGGCCTGGGCGGAATCGACGTCAATGTGCCCATCCCTTTCCAGTCCAGCGTTGAAACCCAACACGTCTTCCCCGCAGGCATGAACCACCTGGACGGGCAGGCGGCGCTGGAGTTTTCCCGCGAGCGCTACGCCTTCGCCGACGGCGACTTCCAGCGGGTCCGCGACCAGCAGATCATGCTCCGCGCAATCCTGGCCCGCCTCACGGCTGGAGGTGCCCTCAACGATGTGAATACGGTGCGGTCCCTGGTCGACTTCGCTTCCTGCTGCCTCACCGTGGATAAGGCCTTCGACCCCGTGCAGGCCGCCATTCTGGCTTACAGCCTGCGGAACCTGGACGTGAACGCCATCGGCACCATGACGCTTCCGACGGCGGGTTCAGGTTTCGTGGCCGGGCAATCCGTACTGTTTCCAGACTATGGCGGCATCGCGGCCGTGGGCGCAGCACTCCGGGAGGGCCGGATCGGCGACTTCGCGAAGCCATAG
- a CDS encoding alkaline phosphatase D family protein, with amino-acid sequence MTESSQAGVSRRTVVKSSVLAAALASVPAANATAATQSPAGVALVRNRLTLPSGMATGDVTSDSAVLWSRASGAGRMTAVLRAVDDGGQVLRGRGAFERVLRGPRATQASDFTAKIHAGNLPSNTRFALEISFDDDAGAASETVRGSFRTAPDTGTVNGKGRTGDTTNGGDVPASSAQSFVWTGDTAGQGWGINEEIGGMRGYRAMHQTRPDFFIHSGDTIYADGPIAETVVEKDGQVWRNLVTEEVSKVAETLTEFRGRHRYNSMDANMRAMFADVPVIAQWDDHETHNNWYPGQIIDDSRYTVRDVNTLAARGRQAWQENMPIADSSAIWRPGTFDDAGQYQPARIYRKISRGPQLDIFCLDMRTYKSPNTDGKEPYATNILGQEQVDWLIREVSRSKATWKVIANDLPLGIVVPDGPVNQESLSNRDNGAPLGRELEIAGVLSAFKRNGVKNTVWLTADVHYCAAHHYSPERAAFTDFAPFWEFVAGPIAAGSFGPNSMDGTFGPEVVFAKTGRFAGESPRDGENQFFGHVQLGEDNSFTASLRNANGATVFSKVLTPER; translated from the coding sequence ATGACCGAGTCTTCCCAGGCCGGGGTTTCCCGCCGCACCGTCGTCAAGAGTTCCGTCCTCGCCGCCGCGCTGGCCTCCGTGCCCGCCGCCAACGCCACGGCAGCCACCCAGTCTCCCGCCGGCGTCGCCCTGGTGCGCAACCGGCTCACACTGCCCAGCGGCATGGCCACCGGCGATGTCACCTCCGATTCGGCCGTGCTGTGGTCGCGCGCCTCGGGAGCCGGCCGGATGACGGCGGTCCTGCGGGCAGTGGACGACGGCGGCCAGGTGCTGCGCGGGCGCGGCGCCTTTGAGCGGGTCCTCCGCGGGCCCCGCGCCACCCAGGCATCCGACTTCACTGCCAAAATCCACGCCGGCAACCTGCCGTCCAACACGCGTTTTGCGCTGGAGATCAGCTTCGACGACGACGCCGGCGCGGCCAGTGAGACGGTTCGCGGCAGCTTCCGCACGGCCCCTGACACCGGGACGGTCAACGGCAAGGGCCGCACCGGCGACACCACAAACGGCGGCGACGTCCCGGCGTCGTCCGCGCAAAGCTTTGTGTGGACCGGCGACACCGCGGGCCAGGGCTGGGGCATCAACGAGGAAATCGGGGGGATGCGTGGCTACCGGGCCATGCACCAGACCCGCCCGGACTTCTTCATCCACTCCGGCGACACCATCTACGCCGACGGCCCCATCGCCGAAACCGTTGTGGAAAAGGACGGGCAGGTGTGGCGGAACCTGGTGACGGAGGAGGTGTCCAAGGTTGCCGAAACGCTGACCGAATTCCGCGGCCGCCACCGCTACAACTCCATGGACGCCAACATGCGGGCCATGTTTGCCGACGTTCCGGTTATCGCCCAGTGGGATGACCACGAGACCCACAACAACTGGTACCCGGGCCAGATCATCGACGACTCCCGCTATACGGTACGGGACGTCAACACCCTGGCTGCCCGCGGCCGGCAGGCCTGGCAGGAAAACATGCCCATCGCCGACAGCTCGGCCATCTGGCGGCCCGGAACGTTCGATGATGCCGGGCAGTACCAGCCGGCCCGGATCTACCGGAAGATCTCCCGGGGCCCGCAGCTGGACATCTTCTGCCTGGACATGCGCACCTACAAGTCCCCCAACACGGACGGCAAGGAACCGTACGCCACCAACATCCTTGGCCAGGAGCAGGTGGACTGGCTCATCCGCGAGGTGTCCAGGTCCAAGGCGACATGGAAGGTGATTGCCAACGACCTGCCACTGGGCATTGTGGTGCCGGACGGCCCGGTCAACCAGGAGAGCCTGTCCAACCGGGACAACGGCGCTCCCCTGGGCCGTGAACTCGAAATCGCAGGAGTGCTCAGCGCCTTCAAGCGCAACGGCGTCAAGAACACCGTGTGGCTCACCGCCGATGTGCACTACTGCGCCGCCCACCACTACTCCCCCGAGCGTGCTGCCTTCACCGACTTCGCACCCTTCTGGGAGTTCGTGGCCGGGCCCATCGCCGCCGGCTCCTTCGGCCCCAACAGCATGGACGGCACCTTCGGCCCCGAGGTGGTGTTCGCAAAGACCGGACGCTTCGCCGGAGAATCGCCGCGCGACGGCGAAAACCAGTTCTTCGGCCACGTCCAGCTG